Proteins co-encoded in one Flavobacteriaceae bacterium MAR_2009_75 genomic window:
- a CDS encoding 3-oxoacyl-[acyl-carrier-protein] synthase-1 — protein MGKGVAITGMGIISAIGNNVAENYLSLTTNNIGISEISQIDTIHKNDIMVGEIDNTNPILEKKLGIQENEWSRTVLIGTIAAQEALANSGISDVNEARTGFISGTTVGGMDKSEQYFYEYGDRPEVHQHITGLHAGDSTNKIAKHLGLEKSFVTTISTACSSAANAIMLGARMIKSGQLDRVVVGGTDSLSKFTINGFKTLMILSDTYSTPFDDNRKGLNLGEAAAYLVLESDSMVEKNNKKVLGYVKGYGNANDAFHQTASSENGDGAVLAMKKALRVAGMKPEAIDYVNAHGTATPNNDLSEGRALIRVFDNKVPEFSSTKAFTGHTLAAAGGVEAVYSVLALQNNLIFPNLNFKTPMKEFDLNPITEAKKKELRTVLSNSFGFGGNCSTLIFSKEA, from the coding sequence ATGGGTAAAGGGGTAGCAATAACCGGAATGGGCATCATTTCCGCCATTGGAAACAATGTTGCGGAAAACTACCTGTCTCTTACCACCAATAATATAGGTATTTCCGAAATTTCTCAAATCGACACCATTCACAAGAATGATATCATGGTCGGAGAAATCGATAACACCAATCCTATTTTAGAAAAAAAGCTTGGTATTCAAGAAAACGAATGGTCACGTACCGTTCTGATTGGCACCATTGCAGCTCAAGAAGCCTTGGCCAATTCAGGCATATCAGATGTAAACGAAGCTAGAACCGGCTTTATTTCAGGTACAACTGTAGGCGGCATGGACAAGTCGGAACAATACTTCTATGAATATGGAGACAGACCGGAAGTTCACCAACATATAACCGGCCTTCATGCTGGTGATTCGACCAATAAAATTGCCAAACATCTTGGTCTTGAAAAAAGCTTTGTAACCACCATCAGTACAGCCTGTTCTTCCGCTGCCAATGCCATTATGCTTGGGGCAAGAATGATCAAATCGGGCCAGTTAGACCGAGTGGTAGTCGGCGGCACCGACAGTCTTTCAAAGTTTACCATCAATGGTTTCAAAACACTGATGATCTTATCCGATACCTACAGCACTCCATTTGACGATAATCGAAAGGGGCTCAACTTAGGTGAAGCTGCCGCGTATCTGGTTTTAGAATCGGATAGTATGGTGGAGAAAAATAATAAAAAAGTATTGGGCTACGTGAAAGGCTACGGCAATGCCAATGATGCTTTTCATCAAACGGCCTCTTCCGAAAATGGTGACGGTGCGGTTCTCGCCATGAAAAAAGCCCTACGGGTTGCAGGTATGAAACCTGAAGCTATAGACTATGTAAATGCACATGGTACAGCGACCCCTAATAACGACTTATCCGAAGGCCGAGCTCTTATTCGAGTATTCGACAATAAAGTGCCTGAGTTCAGTTCTACCAAGGCATTTACAGGCCACACCTTAGCTGCGGCCGGTGGTGTAGAAGCCGTTTATTCTGTTTTGGCGCTGCAAAACAATTTAATTTTTCCGAATCTGAACTTTAAAACTCCTATGAAGGAGTTTGATCTGAATCCGATTACAGAAGCAAAAAAGAAAGAACTTCGTACCGTTCTTTCGAACTCTTTCGGTTTTGGGGGCAATTGTTCGACACTTATATTCTCAAAAGAAGCATGA
- a CDS encoding acyl carrier protein — protein sequence MSELKQELKEKIIEQLNLEDVAVDEIQDNDPLFGEGLGLDSIDALELIVMLDKDYGIKLADPKEGRKIFESVQTMAKYIEENRSR from the coding sequence ATGAGTGAGTTAAAACAAGAGTTGAAAGAGAAAATCATAGAGCAATTGAACCTAGAAGATGTTGCCGTAGATGAGATTCAAGACAATGACCCGCTCTTTGGCGAAGGTTTAGGGCTAGATTCTATCGATGCTCTAGAACTGATTGTTATGCTCGATAAAGATTACGGTATCAAACTTGCCGACCCTAAAGAGGGTAGAAAAATTTTCGAGTCGGTTCAGACTATGGCGAAGTATATCGAAGAAAACAGAAGCCGATAG
- a CDS encoding hypothetical protein (manually curated) — MKKDYFIQDYCHIKNNSVLINGTQLFTQESTDFNAFIKSAYQHFNTDYPKFFKMDRLSKLAFITADVLLKNGQHTIEEAQNMAVVLSNRASSLDTDRKHQESINEQDNYYPSPAVFVYTLPNICIGEISIRHKLHSENSFFIFDQFNADHLWHYSNSLLNTYKADSVLCGWVDVDQDKYEAFLYVVSSKGSYEHNKEEITRLYLTK; from the coding sequence TTGAAAAAAGACTACTTCATACAGGACTACTGCCATATAAAAAACAATTCCGTTTTGATTAACGGAACACAATTGTTCACCCAAGAGTCTACCGATTTCAATGCTTTCATTAAATCGGCCTATCAACATTTTAATACCGATTATCCCAAATTTTTTAAGATGGATCGGCTGAGTAAATTGGCATTCATCACTGCCGATGTTCTTTTAAAAAATGGACAACATACAATAGAAGAGGCTCAGAATATGGCTGTGGTACTATCGAACCGTGCCTCTAGTCTTGACACCGACCGAAAACATCAAGAATCTATAAACGAACAAGATAATTATTACCCCAGTCCGGCAGTTTTTGTATACACGCTACCCAATATTTGCATCGGGGAAATTAGCATCAGACATAAACTCCATTCTGAAAATAGTTTTTTTATCTTTGACCAATTCAATGCCGACCATTTATGGCACTACAGCAATAGTCTTTTGAACACTTACAAGGCCGATTCTGTTTTGTGCGGGTGGGTCGATGTTGATCAAGATAAGTACGAAGCATTTTTATATGTAGTGAGCTCGAAAGGCAGCTACGAACACAATAAAGAAGAAATAACCAGATTATATTTGACCAAATGA
- a CDS encoding O-methyltransferase has product MAKKPIKAIEALEEAQKIAFAPFVFQTTISLRKLGILDYIFENSRDGVTSQKQLSEALDITEYGLSVLLEIAESSDIVSQDEEGNYELTKIGYFLNYNKMTEANLNFTQDVCYQGLYHLNEAIETGKPAGLKELGPWPTVYEGLSQLPSKVQNSWFSFDHFYSDEIFEEALPIVFRHQPKTLYDIGGNTGKFAILCAKYNPEVNIKIFDLPGQLAKALENAKKNGLENRIKGQEIDWLSQKPEITEGADTIWMSQFLDCFSKEEILKILTTCVNSMSDTTELIIIETFTDRQKFENARFTLEATSLYFTAMANGNSKMYKASEFIDLATEAGLTVKEDLAIGEFHTMLVCRKSQ; this is encoded by the coding sequence ATGGCCAAAAAACCGATTAAGGCTATCGAGGCGCTAGAAGAAGCCCAGAAGATTGCTTTCGCCCCATTTGTGTTTCAAACGACCATCTCTCTACGGAAGCTCGGTATTTTGGACTATATTTTTGAAAATAGCCGAGATGGCGTTACCTCTCAGAAACAACTTTCCGAGGCTCTCGACATTACCGAATATGGGCTTAGTGTTCTATTGGAAATAGCTGAAAGTTCCGATATCGTTAGTCAAGATGAAGAAGGCAACTATGAGTTGACAAAAATCGGATACTTTTTGAATTACAATAAAATGACAGAAGCCAACCTCAACTTTACTCAAGATGTCTGCTATCAAGGCCTCTACCACTTGAACGAAGCGATAGAAACGGGTAAACCGGCAGGCTTGAAAGAACTTGGCCCTTGGCCCACAGTTTATGAAGGGCTTTCACAATTACCTAGCAAAGTACAGAATTCATGGTTTTCTTTTGATCATTTTTATTCTGATGAAATTTTTGAAGAAGCCTTACCCATAGTGTTCCGTCATCAGCCTAAAACGCTATATGATATAGGTGGTAATACGGGCAAGTTTGCCATTCTCTGCGCCAAATATAACCCTGAAGTAAACATTAAAATTTTCGATTTACCAGGGCAATTGGCAAAAGCGCTTGAAAACGCAAAGAAGAACGGACTTGAAAACCGTATCAAGGGGCAGGAAATCGATTGGCTATCTCAAAAACCTGAGATTACAGAAGGTGCAGACACCATTTGGATGAGCCAATTTTTAGATTGCTTCTCAAAAGAGGAAATTCTAAAAATTCTAACGACCTGTGTCAATTCGATGAGTGATACCACCGAATTGATTATTATCGAAACCTTTACAGATCGGCAAAAATTCGAAAATGCCCGTTTTACCTTAGAGGCGACATCACTTTACTTTACGGCAATGGCGAACGGAAACAGTAAAATGTACAAAGCATCGGAGTTTATAGATTTAGCTACGGAAGCTGGGCTCACCGTGAAAGAAGATTTGGCCATTGGCGAATTTCACACCATGTTGGTTTGCCGAAAAAGTCAATGA
- a CDS encoding 3-oxoacyl-[acyl-carrier-protein] synthase-1, which yields MNNPFLSYNNIISSLGFDSKTVVEKVSAEVSGLNSVDDKDILARPFYTSMLDPMVLEKAFEKLIPKKKYTRLEKMMLLSLHQIIKDSKLELTERVGLIISTTKGNIDILENQEMFTKERAYLGALAYEIKEFFNFKDDPIVLSNACVSGVMAVSIAKRLINEKKYDHVFIVAGDMVTKFIISGFNAFQALSDERCRPYCKTRTGINIGEVAASVLVTKNPDTLVDESVEIIGDASCNDANHISGPSRTGEGLYRSVIAAMKEANLEATDIDYISAHGTATPYNDEMESIAFNRAGLAETPLNSLKGYFGHTLGASGLLETIIGMHSLHQNQLFASLGFQELGVSHPLNIIRKTTPKNSNIFLKTASGFGGSNTAAIFRKIYK from the coding sequence ATGAATAATCCGTTTTTGTCATACAATAATATTATTTCTTCACTAGGTTTTGACAGCAAAACTGTTGTTGAGAAAGTTTCTGCCGAAGTATCAGGGCTCAATTCGGTAGACGATAAGGATATTCTGGCAAGACCTTTTTATACTTCAATGCTTGATCCTATGGTTTTAGAGAAAGCATTCGAAAAACTGATTCCGAAAAAAAAATATACCCGGCTAGAGAAAATGATGTTGTTATCGCTACATCAAATCATTAAGGATTCAAAACTTGAATTGACCGAAAGAGTTGGCCTTATTATCTCCACTACAAAAGGCAACATTGATATATTGGAAAATCAAGAGATGTTCACCAAAGAACGGGCCTATTTAGGAGCCCTAGCTTATGAAATCAAAGAGTTTTTTAATTTTAAAGATGACCCTATCGTTTTATCTAACGCCTGTGTTTCGGGCGTAATGGCCGTTTCTATTGCCAAACGATTGATCAATGAAAAAAAGTATGACCATGTTTTTATAGTTGCAGGAGATATGGTCACCAAATTTATAATTTCTGGCTTTAATGCGTTTCAGGCCTTAAGCGATGAACGCTGTCGCCCCTATTGCAAAACGAGAACCGGTATTAATATCGGTGAAGTGGCCGCAAGTGTTTTGGTCACAAAAAATCCTGATACATTAGTCGATGAATCCGTTGAGATTATAGGCGATGCTTCTTGCAATGATGCCAACCACATTTCTGGCCCTTCAAGAACGGGCGAGGGGCTCTACCGAAGTGTAATCGCTGCAATGAAAGAGGCTAATCTAGAGGCTACTGATATTGATTATATTTCCGCACATGGTACAGCTACCCCGTATAATGATGAAATGGAATCAATTGCCTTCAACAGAGCAGGCTTGGCAGAAACTCCCCTTAATAGCCTTAAAGGTTATTTCGGCCACACGCTTGGAGCTTCCGGACTTTTAGAAACTATAATCGGAATGCATTCTTTACATCAAAACCAACTGTTTGCATCGTTAGGGTTTCAAGAACTTGGAGTTTCCCATCCATTAAATATCATTCGTAAAACCACCCCAAAAAACAGTAATATTTTTTTAAAAACTGCTTCTGGTTTTGGGGGTTCGAACACCGCGGCAATTTTCAGAAAGATATATAAATAG
- a CDS encoding acyl-CoA thioester hydrolase, whose product MPSKNLKELSFTSEIRVRFSECDPLGIVWHGNYIQYFEDAREAFGRHHGISYLDQKANNFSSPIVSSKCEHKLPLAYGDIATVRTTYIDSAAAKMIFKYEILNPEGKIVCIGETVQVFVELGGGLSLALPEFFKKWKLKTGLLDE is encoded by the coding sequence ATGCCGTCTAAAAATTTAAAAGAGCTAAGTTTTACAAGTGAGATAAGGGTCAGATTTTCTGAATGTGACCCCTTGGGTATTGTCTGGCATGGTAATTATATCCAGTATTTTGAAGATGCCCGAGAAGCCTTCGGCCGACATCATGGCATCTCGTATCTTGACCAGAAAGCCAATAATTTTTCAAGCCCCATCGTATCTTCAAAATGTGAGCACAAGCTGCCCTTGGCCTATGGTGATATCGCAACCGTAAGAACCACCTACATTGATTCAGCGGCGGCAAAAATGATTTTCAAATATGAAATCTTGAACCCGGAAGGTAAAATCGTTTGTATCGGTGAGACTGTTCAAGTTTTTGTAGAGTTGGGCGGTGGTCTATCGCTTGCATTGCCAGAGTTTTTCAAGAAATGGAAACTAAAAACAGGCCTGTTAGATGAATAA
- a CDS encoding ABC-2 type transport system permease protein, producing MHKLWASAYKEYLLLVRDFGGLAILFIMPLLLVITITVIQDGTFKTLKESKIPILLVDNDQGSVSELIKENLTASNQFALVYQHEEALAQELVQNGEYQLAIVIPENLSRDLDLKVSENVEGILEKFGMEEESIPIVKSKFEPKEVKLYFDPATQFSFRNSIKSGINQMVSMIETASIYKAFQEELTDDNTEQIFDTESFIQFTEISPGDPTEKITIPNSTQHNIPAWTLFAIFFIILPLSINMVKEKNLGTFVRLRTNPVSYATVLGGKTIVFLSIALIQFALMLAVGVFLFPVIGLPQLDVKGKLLMLLIVAFFAGLAAVGLGLLLGTIAKSQEQSAPFGATFVVILAALGGVWVPVFAMPKFMQALSSISPMNWGLNAFYDVFLRNVGLVNLLPEIALLFLFFLVTTAISIIYNERKNAV from the coding sequence ATGCATAAACTTTGGGCCTCTGCATATAAAGAATATTTGCTGCTCGTTAGAGATTTTGGCGGGCTCGCTATTCTCTTCATTATGCCCTTATTGCTCGTAATTACTATAACGGTCATACAAGATGGTACCTTTAAAACTTTAAAAGAGTCGAAAATACCGATTCTATTGGTAGATAATGACCAGGGGAGCGTCTCTGAGCTGATTAAAGAAAATCTTACCGCTTCCAATCAATTCGCATTAGTCTATCAACATGAAGAAGCTTTAGCTCAAGAATTGGTTCAGAATGGTGAATACCAATTGGCTATCGTTATACCTGAAAATCTTTCTCGCGACCTAGACCTTAAGGTCAGTGAAAACGTAGAAGGCATCTTGGAAAAATTTGGTATGGAGGAAGAAAGCATCCCCATAGTGAAATCAAAATTCGAGCCTAAAGAGGTCAAACTCTATTTTGATCCGGCCACCCAGTTTTCTTTTAGAAACTCGATTAAAAGTGGCATCAACCAAATGGTTTCGATGATTGAGACGGCTTCTATTTACAAAGCTTTTCAAGAAGAATTGACCGATGACAATACCGAACAAATATTCGACACCGAATCGTTCATTCAATTTACCGAAATTTCTCCCGGCGATCCCACTGAAAAAATTACTATTCCGAATTCAACCCAGCATAACATACCGGCATGGACACTATTTGCCATTTTCTTTATCATATTACCGTTGTCAATAAATATGGTAAAAGAGAAAAATCTGGGTACTTTCGTGCGACTCCGAACCAATCCTGTATCATATGCAACCGTTCTTGGAGGTAAAACCATTGTATTTCTTAGCATTGCGCTAATTCAATTTGCATTGATGCTAGCGGTTGGCGTCTTCTTATTTCCAGTAATAGGACTACCGCAACTAGATGTTAAAGGTAAATTGCTTATGCTTCTAATAGTCGCTTTTTTCGCCGGTCTTGCCGCTGTGGGCCTTGGATTGTTATTAGGAACCATTGCCAAATCACAAGAACAATCTGCGCCTTTCGGTGCAACCTTCGTGGTCATTCTAGCTGCGCTTGGCGGGGTTTGGGTTCCCGTTTTTGCCATGCCCAAATTTATGCAGGCACTCTCAAGCATATCACCCATGAATTGGGGTTTGAATGCATTTTACGATGTGTTTTTAAGAAATGTTGGCCTAGTCAACCTACTGCCCGAGATAGCTTTGTTATTTTTGTTCTTTTTGGTAACCACTGCAATTTCCATCATTTATAACGAGCGAAAAAATGCCGTCTAA
- a CDS encoding ABC-2 type transport system ATP-binding protein, translating to MIEINELSKKYKGADTFSVNNLNLTIREKEIFGILGPNGAGKTTLISMLSSLLKPTSGSFTIDGLNYQNSNTELKQIIGIVPQEYALYPSLTAFENLKYFGSMYGLKGYVLKNKIYDHLEVLGLRQFADKKIKTFSGGMKRRINLIAGILHNPKVLFLDEPTVGVDVQSKNAIIDYLKKLNAEGTTILYTSHHLNEAEFFCTRIAIIDLGNIICKGEPSELINEHGSAKNLEEVFLTTTGKALRDYA from the coding sequence ATGATCGAGATAAACGAACTTTCAAAGAAATATAAAGGTGCTGACACCTTCTCTGTAAACAACTTGAATCTTACGATTCGAGAAAAAGAGATTTTTGGGATTCTAGGCCCTAACGGTGCCGGAAAAACTACCTTGATTTCTATGCTCAGTTCTTTATTGAAACCTACATCAGGCTCTTTTACCATCGATGGTCTGAACTATCAGAACAGCAACACCGAACTTAAACAGATTATTGGTATCGTACCCCAAGAATACGCACTCTACCCTTCTTTAACAGCTTTTGAAAACCTGAAGTATTTCGGTAGCATGTACGGGTTAAAAGGTTATGTTTTAAAAAACAAAATATACGATCATCTTGAAGTATTAGGTCTAAGACAATTCGCCGATAAAAAAATCAAGACTTTTTCAGGAGGCATGAAGAGGCGTATCAATCTAATTGCAGGCATACTACACAATCCGAAGGTATTATTTCTTGATGAGCCTACGGTCGGTGTAGATGTGCAATCAAAAAACGCCATAATAGATTATCTGAAAAAACTAAATGCCGAGGGCACAACGATTCTTTACACCTCACACCATTTGAACGAAGCTGAGTTCTTCTGTACACGAATTGCGATAATTGACTTAGGCAATATCATCTGCAAAGGCGAACCCTCTGAGTTAATTAATGAACACGGTAGTGCCAAAAACTTAGAAGAGGTGTTTTTGACGACTACTGGCAAAGCCCTTCGCGATTATGCATAA
- a CDS encoding butirosin biosynthesis protein H-like: MQIDFTHKQSAHCENGVVSNLMRHNGFEVSEPMVFGIGSGLLFSYLPFIKVNYAPVFTYRAMPGMIFNRFAKRVGLKVKREKFSSPEKAKARLDENLANNNPVGLQVGVYNLIYFPDEYRFHFNAHNMVVYGKKDDDYLISDPVMEGVTSLTTKQLEKVRFAKGAFAPKGHMYYPISFPEKLELKEAIIKGIKHTCRDMLAPAPIVGVRAMRWVAKNIKKWPVKHGAKKANHYLGQIVRMQEEIGTGGGGFRYIYAAFLQEASQVLNNSKLEEFSKEMTQIGDAWRDFALEASRIYKNRSGQTEGYDSISDQLLNIAKQEEAFFKALRKAV; the protein is encoded by the coding sequence ATGCAAATTGATTTTACCCATAAGCAATCCGCTCATTGTGAAAACGGGGTGGTGTCGAACCTCATGCGACATAATGGTTTTGAAGTAAGTGAACCCATGGTTTTCGGCATAGGTTCTGGGCTATTGTTCAGCTACCTACCGTTCATCAAAGTAAATTATGCGCCAGTATTCACTTATAGGGCTATGCCCGGAATGATTTTTAATCGATTTGCCAAGAGGGTCGGCCTAAAAGTGAAGCGGGAAAAATTTAGTAGTCCGGAAAAAGCGAAGGCAAGATTAGATGAAAATTTAGCCAATAACAATCCTGTGGGGCTGCAAGTAGGTGTTTATAACCTTATTTATTTTCCCGATGAATACCGTTTTCATTTCAACGCCCACAATATGGTCGTCTATGGCAAAAAAGACGACGACTATCTTATTAGTGACCCTGTTATGGAAGGTGTTACCTCCCTAACTACCAAACAGCTTGAAAAAGTAAGGTTTGCCAAAGGAGCATTTGCACCGAAGGGCCATATGTATTACCCGATTTCCTTCCCTGAAAAATTAGAGCTCAAAGAAGCCATAATCAAGGGCATCAAGCATACTTGTAGAGATATGCTCGCCCCTGCGCCCATTGTTGGGGTTAGAGCCATGCGCTGGGTAGCCAAGAACATTAAAAAGTGGCCTGTTAAACACGGAGCCAAGAAAGCTAACCATTATTTAGGTCAAATCGTGAGAATGCAAGAAGAAATTGGCACTGGTGGAGGTGGTTTTCGTTATATCTATGCTGCTTTTCTTCAGGAAGCAAGTCAGGTTTTGAACAATAGCAAACTTGAAGAATTTTCTAAAGAAATGACGCAAATCGGTGATGCTTGGAGAGATTTTGCCCTTGAGGCCTCTAGAATTTACAAGAATCGAAGCGGACAAACCGAAGGTTATGATTCAATTTCTGACCAATTGCTTAATATTGCTAAACAGGAGGAAGCTTTTTTCAAAGCACTACGAAAGGCAGTATGA
- a CDS encoding putative hotdog family 3-hydroxylacyl-ACP dehydratase yields MKKARYDINIKNFLPHRAPMLMATVTPYLDEDSVVTHFEITEDCIFLDSNGRLAEAGLIENAAQASTAIVGQSYFDDEDLEGSGNKLVGYISAIKKLEIKTLPKVSELLVTKAKLISRYDTGTMSVCTITSATFRNDDLIVDCTFNFLIHEV; encoded by the coding sequence ATGAAAAAGGCACGTTACGATATCAATATCAAGAATTTTCTGCCGCACCGGGCACCTATGTTAATGGCCACGGTTACGCCATACTTAGATGAAGACTCAGTAGTTACCCATTTTGAAATTACCGAGGATTGCATTTTTTTAGACTCAAACGGGCGTCTGGCAGAAGCAGGTTTAATCGAGAATGCCGCACAAGCCAGCACCGCTATAGTAGGGCAAAGCTATTTTGACGACGAAGACCTTGAAGGTTCTGGCAACAAATTGGTAGGTTACATTAGCGCCATTAAAAAATTAGAAATTAAAACTTTGCCAAAGGTCAGTGAACTTTTGGTCACCAAGGCAAAGCTTATTTCAAGATATGATACCGGTACGATGAGTGTTTGCACCATTACTTCTGCCACTTTTAGAAATGACGATTTAATCGTAGATTGTACCTTTAATTTTTTAATACACGAAGTATAG
- a CDS encoding putative hotdog family 3-hydroxylacyl-ACP dehydratase, whose amino-acid sequence MTESGNYIAEGDFLLSLIPQKTPFVMVDSLAEYSEKHIVSAYTVKSDNILVSENRFSASGLIENMAQTVALHTGYKYYLLDRPAPTGYIGAIKKAEVFELPEVSQKLITTVHILHDIMGVTLVRAEVTSEGILITSSEMKTALAQ is encoded by the coding sequence ATGACCGAATCGGGTAATTATATCGCAGAAGGAGATTTCCTCCTATCCTTAATTCCCCAGAAAACACCTTTCGTTATGGTCGATAGTTTGGCCGAGTATTCTGAGAAACATATAGTCTCGGCGTACACTGTGAAAAGTGATAACATTCTCGTATCGGAGAACCGATTCTCCGCTTCAGGCTTAATAGAAAATATGGCCCAGACCGTTGCTTTACATACGGGATACAAATATTATTTACTTGACCGACCTGCCCCTACCGGTTATATCGGCGCCATAAAAAAGGCCGAAGTTTTCGAGCTTCCAGAGGTTTCTCAAAAATTAATCACTACGGTACATATTCTACACGATATAATGGGTGTAACCCTTGTTCGAGCGGAAGTAACGTCTGAAGGTATTTTAATCACTTCAAGTGAAATGAAAACTGCATTGGCCCAATAG
- a CDS encoding 3-oxoacyl-[acyl-carrier-protein] synthase-3 — translation MKDVYITRISKYLPNSPVDNDQMEEKLGVINGKTSKARRIVLRNNKIKTRYYAIDENGQTTHNNAELAAAAVEALCDEKFTTQDIELLSCGTSSPDQILPSHTSMVHGFLKNRNMEINSASGACCSGMNALKYGYLSVKAGQTKNAACAGSERTSAWMKDRVFQNEVEHLKELEESPILAFNKEFLRWMLSDGSGAVLLESEPKGEVPLKIEWIDGYSYAHEMETCMYAGADKEENGRLIPWSEFPAEEWGKRSLFAMKQDTKLLGDNILKKGVDSLKMTYKKHNIGPDDIDYYLPHISSYYFKQGLYDEMKEQGVEMPWDKWFLNLENVGNIGAASIYVMLEELVASGQLKKGDRILFHVPESARFSYMYAYLTVC, via the coding sequence ATGAAGGACGTTTACATCACTCGAATATCTAAATACTTACCGAATAGCCCTGTCGACAATGACCAAATGGAAGAAAAATTGGGCGTTATCAACGGTAAAACTTCAAAGGCGCGTCGCATCGTTTTACGCAACAATAAAATCAAGACTAGATATTATGCCATTGATGAAAATGGCCAAACCACTCATAACAATGCCGAACTTGCGGCTGCTGCCGTAGAAGCATTGTGTGATGAAAAGTTCACCACTCAAGATATCGAACTTTTGTCTTGTGGCACTTCGAGTCCGGATCAAATATTACCTTCCCACACCAGTATGGTACACGGTTTTTTGAAAAACCGGAATATGGAAATCAACTCAGCCTCGGGTGCTTGCTGCTCGGGTATGAACGCATTAAAATACGGTTATCTTTCTGTAAAGGCAGGCCAAACAAAAAATGCTGCCTGCGCAGGTTCTGAACGTACTTCGGCCTGGATGAAAGACCGGGTTTTTCAAAATGAAGTTGAACACCTGAAAGAATTGGAAGAAAGCCCGATTCTTGCCTTTAACAAAGAATTTCTAAGATGGATGTTGTCCGATGGATCGGGAGCAGTCTTATTGGAAAGCGAACCCAAGGGTGAAGTTCCACTAAAAATTGAATGGATCGACGGGTATTCGTACGCCCACGAAATGGAAACCTGCATGTATGCCGGTGCAGACAAAGAAGAAAACGGACGTCTAATCCCGTGGAGTGAATTTCCTGCCGAAGAATGGGGCAAGAGATCCTTGTTCGCTATGAAACAAGACACCAAATTACTGGGAGATAATATTCTCAAAAAAGGTGTCGACAGTCTAAAAATGACCTATAAGAAACATAACATAGGCCCTGATGACATCGATTACTACCTACCTCACATTTCTTCCTATTACTTCAAGCAGGGACTATACGATGAGATGAAGGAACAAGGAGTAGAAATGCCTTGGGACAAATGGTTCTTAAATCTTGAGAATGTTGGAAACATTGGGGCGGCGTCAATCTATGTGATGCTTGAAGAGTTAGTAGCTTCCGGTCAACTTAAAAAAGGAGACCGAATATTGTTTCATGTTCCGGAAAGCGCAAGATTCTCTTACATGTATGCTTATTTGACCGTCTGCTAA